TGGATAATAATAGTAGCCAAGTTTCCACGGCGATAGATCTCCCGGTCCCTGTTCCAAATGAGGGTGTGTTCAGACACACTGCTTGTGGTCCGATTCTCAGACTGCTTGCTGACAACCCACACAACACATTTGGGATTCGAGAACTCGGTCGTGCGATTGATCGCCCCCATCGAAGTGTTTCGCTCGCAGTCGACGACCTCGAGTCAATCGAGCTAGTGAGTACCTCATCTGAAAGAGGGAAAAAACTCGTCCAAATCAATCACGACCGACTCACCAGACCGGGTGACCCGATTTTTCGAATCCCACAGAAAGAGTTTCGTGATCCCGTCCGAACACTCCGATCAGAACTTCTCGAGAAATTAGTGGACATTACAGGAATGCTTCTGTTCGGCAGTGTCGCTCGAGGTGAGGCAGACCGTCGAAGTGATATCGATTGTTTCGTCCTCGTTCGAACTGATAGGGCGACAAATCAGCGGCGCGCACATGAGATTAGTCAAAAACTGGTTGAACAACGATTCGACGGTGAGCGATACAAATTCCAGGTTCTGGTCGAATCTCACGAATCCGCTAAACGGCAGGCAGATAGACTCCGAGAAATCGTTGCTGATGGGGTCACGCTCTATGAGACGGATACATTGAGCGAGGTCAAAACGGAGGTGTTAGCCTAGATGGACGAGAGCAATGTCGAACGGGCGCTAGAGGTAACAGAGTCAGTTTTCGAAGACACGCGTGGACAGTCACTCGAGACAGGGCTCGACGTGAATGATGAAGCCCTCGTCCAGCTCCGAAAAGCGTGCCGGCTCCTCGAGGCTGCCGATACGTTACGCGAGCGGAATGGACACTACACTGTTGTCATCGAAACCTCGTTCGTCGCAATTGAACGGAGCATCCAGTTCTACCTCCTCTATCGAAATATTGCAGGTGGAGAAGATCTTCGCCATGATCACTCTGCGGTCTATGAACGAGGGGGTGAGATGGGACTTTTTAGTGATGAATTTGGAGATCGACTACTCCATCTCTGGAAGAGTGAACTACTCCTGCCTACTCAGCCGCTTACACGGCTTCCTTGAGGCAGGAGCTTCCTGTTTCAACGACACGACTTGCAGACACAGAACGAGCGTCCACAGCGGTCGCAGTCTTCACAGGCGTACCTTTGGAGTGAACCACTCCTAGTTTCTCCAGACCACGCGATTTGACGTTCAGCGCCGCGTTCCAATCCCTATCCAACTCGAACCCACAGGATGGGCACGAGTGTTCCCGAACCCACAGCGGCTTCGCAGTCTCTACCCCACAACACGCACACTCTTTCGTCGTGCCGCGAGCAGTCACTTCCACGTAGTGTGTGCCGTGCTTGTCACAGTGGTGTTCAAGAATCGAACGGAAATCGCTCCATCCGACCTCGGATTTGTTCCGAGCGTTCCCCTCGGATTCGAGCATCGACTTCACGTCGAGGTTCTCAACGAACACAGCGTCGTACTCTGTCGCGTAGAAGTGCGCGAGCTTGTGCTTGTAATCGCGCTTCTTGTTCGACATCCGAGCGTGAACCTCGGCCACTCGACGGCGTTGTTTCTCCCAGTTGTTCGACTCATATTGCTTGCGAGAGAGCGAGCGTTGCTCGCGTTCGAGTCGCTCTCGCTCATCTGATAAGTCGATTCGCCCAATGGAAAGCCCGTCAGAATCGTGAACGAAGTTGAGCACACCGAGGTCGAATCCCACAGTGTCCTCCTCATCGATGTCTTCTGGGTCTGGTTTCTCAGGTTCCTCATTACTGATGCAGAACGAGGCGTACCACGCGCCAGTCGGCTCTTTCTTCACCGTGACCTCTTTGATAGCGTCGTGCTCTGGGAGGTTTCGGTGGAGTCGGATTGGAATTTCAAGTGTATCGCCGCGAACCTTTTTGAGTCTCAGAATTGCTCGATCTCTCGGGCCACTCTTCGTGTCGAGTTCGAAGCCCGATTGCCGATACGTGAAACTCTGAAATTCACGCGGTTTCTTCCAGTTCAACGAGCCAACGCTGTATCCTTTGGCTTTCAGTTTGCCGAGGTTGTTGATGTTGGTTCGGATGCGTTCGACGGCTTTCTGTAACACTGTGGAGTAGACTTGTTTCAGGTCGATCCACTGTTGTTTGAGTCTGGGTAGGTCGTCTCGGACTTGCCAGACGCGCTGTCGAAGCGTTCCGTCGTCTTCTGGTATCTTGTTGAATTCGTGGAGTGCGTGGTTGTAGACTTGTCGCACGGTGTTACGAGTCCAGTCGAGTCTCTCCCGCTGTTCGCTCGTCGGGAAGAGTCGATATTTTGGACTGTACTCCATGTGACTTGTCTCCTGCTAGTGGTTGTGGTTAGTTAAGCGTTTTGATTAGAATCGTTTGATATGTGTGCGGGCGCTGTATCCCCGCCCTACTCGTTCACTCCGCGTTGCTTCGTTCGCTCCTTGAGGACGGGGGCTTAGCGCCCTATCTTTCAGCTAACCGCGCTGCAGTATACTATCGAGAGGCGGCTGCAACAGCCGAACAGGCCGACGCAATGTTCGAACTCGCGAATGCAATCCACGGATACATCCTTGATTTTGCCTCTTCTCGTCACGAGTGTATCTGCAACTCAAAACATCCAGATCAATAGACGGTAAAAGACAGAGCGAAAGGCCTGGCAGTGCAACGGCCATCGGCCGTGAGCAGCCCGGAACGTGGAGGTGGGTGGGGCCGCGGGTAGTGGGTGATCGGGCACCAACAAAAAACAAAAAAGAGAACCCGTTTGGCTACTCCCACCAGGGCTCGCTCTCTGAGAAGATGATTTCCGACCACCGAGTTACCGAGCCCGGGGCGATCGCCCTCAAATCGGTTCCGTCGACGATTCCACCCCGAGGCAGGGACTTACCTCGACGTAAGCGCATAGGTTACCGTCGACTCAGCGCGACGTTATACTGTCTCAAAAGACAGACAGTACATGATACGAGGATATTCGAGTTCGCAGTCGAACTCCGGTACGTTTGGGACCCGTTCGTTTGCCGTGCTCTTTTCGATTCTTCTAGTCTGTTCAACCGTCGTTCCGTTTGTCGCCGTCGGCAATGCCGCTGCAACGGATCACGGTGGAGACTGTGACGTCGTCGTATCGTCGTCGTCAATTCAGGACGCCATCGACGCGGCGTCACCTGGCGATACCGTTTGCATCGACGCGGGAACCTATGACGAATCACTGATGGTTGGCGTCGAGAACCTTACCCTGGTTGGAGTCGACGGGGCACAACCAGTACTGCAGGGATCAGGGAGCGGGACGGGGGTGACGGTCGACGGTGTCGAGAACGTCACGATTCGAGGGCTCGAGATCCGGGAGTACAACACCGCACTGCGGGTCGAGGACAGCCCGAACGCGACCATAGTGGACAACACGATCACCGAAAATGACTGGGCAATTCGCGACTCCGAGACGATGTCTCACGGCATGGTCATCACGGACAACCGTATCGAGAAAAACGGGATCCGTGGCATCTATATCCGGGCGAGCGACGACGTCCAGATTACGGCGAATCATATCGAAGGGAACGGGCATCAGGCGTCCGGACAAGGCTACGGCATCTACTTCCGCGAGGGTGGGACTAACGCGCTGATCGAGTCCAACACGATCGTCGACAACGACGGCGTTGGGATCTACGTCTATCCGGCCGAGCCGACGATTCGGAACAATACGATTACCGACCACTCGACGGGGATCGCGCTGCGGACCGGTCTGGGGGAGGCAGCGGACGACGCGATCGTAGAGAGCAACTCCATCGAGCAAAACGAGATCGGTATCCGACTGTCGAACGTTGACAACACGGAGATACGGAACAACACCATCACGAGTGGTGAGGTCGACGTCGAATTTTTCGAAGCGACCAAGGCCACGCTGGTCGACAACGTCTTCGAGAAAGGCATCGTCTTCGACGTCGGCAACACGCAACGGGATAAGTTCGACCACGAGATCAGCAACAATACCGTCGGGGGCGACTCGCTCTTTTTCGCCTCCGGTGAAGACGATCCCGCAATTCCCGCAAACGTCGGACAGATCGTGATTTACGACTCGACGAACGTCAACGTGAGCGGCTTCACCTTCGACGGTGTCGCCTCGGGTATTCAGATCGCCTACAGCGGCGGCGCAACCGTCTCGGAGAACACGGTCACGAACAGTTCCGGTCAGGGCCTCCGCGTGTGGGCTTCGAACGATGCGACACTCTCGAACAACACGGTGACGCACAACGGGATGACCGGTACGAGATCCGGTATCGCTCTCGAAGATTCTCCGAATGCCGTCGTCACGGACAACCTGCTCTCCGACAACGAGAGACGCGCGCTGACTCTAGACGGCTCTCCGGACTCGCTGCTCGTGAACAATACCATCCGTGATAACTTCGAGGGCCTCACGCTTGTCAATTCGGCTCGCAGTGAGGTAGAGAACAATACCGTCGCCGGGACGCATCACGGAGGAAACGGCGATTCACTCGACGGAGCCGTCCTCGTAATCAACAGCGAGAACGCCGTCTTCCGGGCGAATACGGTCGTCAACAACACCGGGAACGGATTCTACGACAATCGTGGATACGATTCGACGGGGGTGACGATCGTCGAGAATACCATTTCGGGGAACAGTGAGCAGGCCCTCTACTGGACTCGCAGCGATGGACTGACAGTCACGAACAGCAGGATCGAGGGTAACGGTCGTGGAGGGATCGACGGCCCCGACGGCGCCACGGTAAATAACAATATACTTACGGATAACGGCGGGACCGGGATCGACGTTTCCCACAACTCCCTCGTCGAAAACAATCTCGTTACAGAGGGCAACGGGCACGGCATCTCGGTCAACAACGACTCGACCGTCCGGGACAACACGATACGGGACAACGGCGGTGACGGTATCTTCCTCAGGTACTTCGGCTATCAGACCATCGAGAACAACACCGTCTCTGGACACGACGCCGATCTGCTGGTCTACGAGACGACCGACGTCACGGTGATCGACAACGAGTTCAAGACCGGCGTGGTCCTGCGAAGCACCACCGTTGATCCGCCGGAGTTCGAGCAACTCGCCACCCACTCGTTCGCGAACAACACGGTGGACGGAAAAGAACTATTCTACGCACGCGGGGTAACCGATCCCGACGTACCGTCAGACCCCGGCCAGGTGATCATCGTCGACTCGACGAACGTCGAGGTGAGCGGACTATCCTTCGACGGTGTCTCCGCTGGTATCCAGATCGCTTTCAGCAACGAGAGCGTCGTCACCGACAACACGATCTCCAACGCGACGCCGGGCACCTCCGACCGCGGCGCTATCACTCTCTGGCACTCAGATCGATCGAGCATCTCGAACGCCTCGATCGCCGATCCTGCGGGTCGCGGTATTGAGGTCATCCGGAGCGACGAGGTCTCACTCACCCACTCCGACGTCGACGGTGGCGACGATTACGGCGTTGTCTTCGAAGACGCAGCCGATGCGACTGTCGACACCCTCACCGTCAGCGACTCAGCGTTGCGCGGCCTCGACGTTTCCAACAGTCACGGGATCGCGATCCGCGACGTGACGGTAACGGGCAGCGGCTCGGACGGCATCTACGTCGACAACTCGGACAACGCAACGGTGGCGAATGCGATTGGTACGAACAACGAGGGCTATGGGCTCAGGATCAAATCGTCGGACAATACGGCCGTGACGGCCGGGGAGTTCTCGTACAACGACAACGGTGTGCTGGTCGGCGGCGGGTACGGAAGCTTCGACAACACCTTGGTTACGGATGTCGAGGCGAACAACAACGACGGCCACGGCATCGACGTCCGGATCGAAGACGCCGTGGTCTCGGACAACACGGTCAACCGGAACGTGGTTGGAATCGAGGTCCAAGAGTACGCGACAGTTCGGCGTAATCGCGTTACCGGCAACACCGAGAGCGGGGTTCTGGTCGATTCCTCACCGGACGGCATTTCGATCCACGACAACGAAATCGTCGGTAACGCGGTCGGCGTCGGTTACGACAGAGGTGGCTGGAGCGGGTACGGTCCCCTGAACGCGACGGATAACTGGTGGGGTCACGAGTCCGGTCCAAGCGGCGGGTACGAAGACCCCGTGACCAACGAAACTGCGACGGGGAGCGGTGACGCCGTCACCGATAACGTTCGCTTCGATCCCTGGCTCGGGGGCGAGCTCCCGGAGGATCAGTTCTTCGACGTGGTGATCGACGGAACAAACGCACCGATCGACGAAGGCGAGACCCTCATCGTCGAGATGACCGTCACTAACAGCGGCATCGAGAACGGAACCCAAACAGTGACGCTCCGCGATTTCGAGGGTGTCGTCGTCGACTCGAGCGAAGTGCCCCTCGAGCCGGGCGCGACCGAGTCAGTGACGCTGACCTGGGCGACCGAGGCGGGCGACGCCGGGACGGGGAGCGTCACGGTCGAGAGCGAGGACGACTCGGAAGTCACGCCGGTCGCCGTTCAGGCCGATGGCGTCACTGTGATAGACCGACCGACGGTCATCAATACGTCCGGGACGTACGTGCTTGGTGAGAGCTTAACCCACGACGACACGGCGATCGAAATCACCGCGAGCAACGTGACGTTCGACGGAATGGGCCACACGATCATCGGAGAGAACCTGGGTTCCGGCACCCAGTCCGGAATCCACGTCGGGCCCGACGACGCGCTCACGAACGTCACCGTCAGGAACGTGACGGTCACCGGGTGGGACGTCGGCGTCTACTACGACGAGGCCGACGACGGAACGATCGCGGAAGTAATCAGCGAGTATAATAACGGTGGCCTCTATCTCGGCAGCGCGAACGACAACGTGGTATCGAACCTCACGGTCAGCCACAACGGATTCCGCGGAATCGACGTCGGTTGGGCTGGCGGTTACAGTAACGGCAACACGTTCACAAACGTCACCGCATCCGGAAACGGGGATGAGGGGATCTGGATCTCTTCCGGTTCGAACAACGTGTTCGACGGGGTCAACGCCTCCACAAACGAGATCGGTGTCAGAACTACCACCGCCCAAAACACACTCACGAACGTTACCGCAGACGACAACAGCCAGTATGGAGTGAGCCTCGAGGATACGAACAACGTCGGCACTACTGTCGATGCCGTGTCTGTTTCCGGGAATGGCTGGAACGGTATTCGAATCAGCCAGAGCGACGGAAACGTCTTGTCGAACGTCACCGCGACCGCGAACGATGGCGTCGGCGTCCTCCTCATCGGCTCGATGCTCAGCGGCGCACAGGGGATCACTGACAACGAAATTCGCGGGCTGTACGCGAGCGAGAACGCCGACAGCGGAATCCAGTTGAGCAACGCCGACGACTCCGTCCTCTCGAGCCTCACGCTCGAGAACAACTCCGGGAGTTCGTTCAACCTTGCTAGCCGATCGAGCGGCACCTCCGTCTCCGGGCTGTCGGTCGTCGGCGGGAGTAACAACGCCATCTCCATCTCTTCGAACGACAACGCCGACAACACGCTCGAAGACGTCACGATCGACGGAAGCCTCGGCGGAGTGATGAATTACGCCGAGGGAACGGTCGTCTCGAACCTCACCGTCGACAACGTTCCCGGGACCGCACTCTCCGTCTCGGGGTCGGCCTCCGAGGCCGTCTTCACCGACGTCACGGTTCGAAACGCCAGCACCGGCGTCACGCTGTACGGTTCCCCGACGAACAACGTCGTCTCCACCCTTTCGATCGAGGAGACCGGGACCGGTGTCGTCGTCTACGGCACCGACAACACGATCGAAAACGCGACGATCATCGACAGCGAAGCTGGAGTCGAACTCGGCGAGGGCACGAACAACTGGGTCCAATCGATCACCCTCGGGAACGCGACGATCTCCGCTACCGGGAGCGACGTTCGCCTGAACGAAACGGCCGAATCCGGCGAGACACCTACGGGAGTGGACGCCATTGGCGACTACGTCGAGGTGACGAACACCAGCGACTGGGCCGAACTCGACCAGCTACGACTGCACTACGACGAGAGCGATCTCGGCGCGATCGAGGAGACGTCGCTTCGTGTCTGGCGCTACGACGACGAGTGGCACGCGCCCGCCCCCGACGAATTCGTCTCGGGCTATGACACCGACGAGGACTACGTCGTCGCCTACGGCGTCACCGATTTCTCGACGTTTGGCGTCGTCGGCGAGACGGACGCATCGGCGCCCGAAACCGGCACGCTCGAGGGGACCGTCACCGGCAACGGCTCATCGCTCGGGGACGCACAGGTACTCGCATTTGACGAGGATGGCTTCGGCGCGCTCGCTGAGACGGACGCAGACGGCAGTTACGCCCTCACGCTGCCGGCCGGCAGCTACAACCTGACCGTGAGCGCCGACGGCTACCTCGACGGCGACGTCACCGGCGTCGAGATTGCCGCCGACGAGACGGCCGTCGAAACCGTCGACCTCGAGCAGGAACCCGACCCTGGGACGCTTTCGGGTACGGTGACCGACGACGAGTCGGGTGAGCCCGTCTCCAACGCCCAGATCGTCGCGGCCGAGCGCGATACCGGATACGAGCACTCGACCTCGGCGAACTGGGGTGGCTCGTACGACCTCGAGTTGCCCGTCGGAAGCTACGACGTAACGGTCGCCGCGTACGGCTACGAGTCGACGACCGTCGAGGACGTAACCGTCACCGAGGCCGCGACGACCGACCTCGACGCGGCCCTCGAGGCGATGGACTACGCCATCTTCTCGGTCGATCCCGCCAATCCGGCCGTCGGTGACGCGGTGACGTTCAATGCGAGCGCGTCGACGCCGCCAGCAGGTGAGACGCTCACCTACCACTGGGATTTCACCGGTGACGGATCGGTCGACTTGAACACGACCGATCCGGTAGCGACACACGTCTACGACGAACCGGGTGAGTACGAGGTCTTCCTCGCGATTCAGGACGATGCTGGAGCGTCCGATACGACGACTCGAACGATCACAGTCGAGGAAATACCCGTGACGAACGTGGTCGTCTACGGTGCCGACGTCGATCCCACACCGCTCTCGTTCGGTGATACCGTCACGGTCACCGCCAACCTCTATAACAGCGGAGACGTTCCAGGAACCGAGACGATCGAACTGCTCGTCGACGGCGAGGTTGTCGACGAACGGAACGTCACCGTTGATCCGGGCCTCGCGCGCGGTGCAACCACACTCGAGTGGGATTCCACCGTCTTCGAGATGCCCACGGGCGAACCCACCGCGACGGTCGATCTCTCGCTCAGCGGCTACGACCTCGGGACGCTCGCGGTCGAGAACGCCTATTCAGATCTCGAGGTGATCGGGGCGTCACTGTCCGATGTCGAGGCGCTCGAAGGGGAGACAGTGACGGTGAGCGGGAGCGTCTACCAGAACGGGACGGCAAACGAGACGGAGACGCTTGAGGTGACGGCGACGAACCTCGAGACAAACGAGACGACCGTAGTCGGTGGTCAGAACGTCTCGCTCGACCCGAAATGGTACCACGTCGGCGGGATCGAGATCGACTTCATACCCGCCGAGGCGGGGACGTACGACCTTTATCTGGAGGATCGCCACGCGGGCACCGTCGAGGTGGAGGCTGCGTACTCTGATCTCGAGGTGATTGGGGCATCGCTGTCCGACCTCGAGGTTCTGGAGGGCGACGAGCTGACCGTAACCGGCAGCGTCTACCAGAACGGTACGACAAACGACACCGAGACGCTCGAACTCACCGCGACCCATCAAGGGACCGGCGAGACGACCGTGGTCGGCACCCAGAATGTCTCCCTCGACCCGAACTGGTACGACGTTGGCGGGATTGAAATCGACTTCGCCCCGGCCGAACCCGGCACCTACGATCTCTACCTCGAGGAGTATCACGCCGGCGCCGTCGAAGTCGAAGCGGCGTACTCCGACCTCGAGGTAATCGGCGCGTCGCTGTCAGAAATCGAGTTGCTGGAGGGTGAGGAACTCACCGTCGGCGGGAGCGTCTATCAGAACGGGACGACGAACGAGACGGAGACACTCGAGGTGACGGCGACGAACCTCGAGACGAACGAGACGACCGTCCTGGGGAGCCAGGACGTCTCGCTGGACCCGGGCTGGTACGACGTCGGTGGAATCCAGATCGACGTTAGTCTGGACGCACCCGGCACGTACGACCTCCATCTCGAGGAGTACCAAGCCGGGACGGTCGAGGTCGAAGCGGCGCACTCCGACCTCGAGGTGATCGGGACGTCGCTGTCAGAAATCGATGTACTGGAAGGCGAGACGCTGACGGCCGGTGGCAGCGTCTACCAGAACGGGACGACGAACGAGACGGAGACACTCGAACTCACCGCGACCCACCAGGAGTCCGGCGAGACGACCGTGGTCGGCACCCAGAATGTCTCCCTCGACCCGGACTGGTACCACGTAGGCGGGATCGAGATCGACTTCACGCTACCCGAAGCGGGGACGTACGACATCCACCTCGAGGAGTACCACGCCGGGACGGTCGATGTTGAAGCGGCGTACTCCGACCTCGAGGTGATTGGGGCGTCGCTGTCCGACGTCGAGATCCTGGAGGGCGAGGTGATCACAGTGGGCGGGAGCGTCTACCAGAACGGGACGACGAACGAGACGGAGACACTCGAACTCACCGCGACCCATCAGGAAACTGGCGAGACGACCGTGGTCGGCAGTCAGAACGTCTCCCTCGATCCGGGGTGGTACGACGTCGGCGGGATCGAGATCTCGACGTCCTTCAACGAACCCGGCGACTACGAACTAACGCTCGGGGACTGGTACGTCGGAACGGTCACCGTCGACGAACGCGTCACCGACATCCGGGTGATCGGGACGTCGCTCTCGACGGTGAAGGTTCTCGAGGGTGAGGACGTCACCGTGACCGGCAGCGCGTACCAGAACGGGAGCGATCCAGCGACCGAGACGATCGAACTCACCGCGACCCACCAGGAGACCGGCGAGACGACCGTGGTCGGCAGTCAAGACGTGACGCTCGACCCGGGCTGGTACGATGTCGGCGGAATCGAGATCACGTTCCAGCCCGCCGAACCCGGCACGTACGACCTGACGCTTGGCGACCTCGATGCGGGCACGGTCGAGGTGGAGGCGGCGTACTCCGACCTCGAGGTGGTCGGCGCGTCGCTGTCTGACATCGAAGTGACCGAAGGCGAGGTCCTGACGGTGGGCGGGAGCGTCTACCAGAACGGAACGACAAACGAGACGGAGACGGTCGAACTCACCGCGACCCATCAGCGAACTGGCGAGACGACCGTGGTCGGCAGTCAGGAGGTCTCCCTCGATCCGGACTGGTACGACGTCGGCGGGATTGGGGTCGATTTCTCCCTGGCTGCGCCCGGCACGTACAACCTTTATCTGGGGGAGTACCACGCGGGCACCGTCGAGGTGGAGGCTGCGTACTCTGATCTCGAGGTGATTGGGGCATCGCTGTCCGACCTCGAGGTTCTGGAGGGCGACGAGCTGACCGTAACCGGCAGCGTCTACCAGAACGGGACCACCAATGACACCGAGACGCTCGAACTCACCGCGACCCATCAAGGGACCGGCGAGACGACCGTGGTCGACAGTCAAGACGTCTCCCTCGACCCCGGCTGGTACCACGTAGGCGGGATCGAGATCAC
This is a stretch of genomic DNA from Natronosalvus rutilus. It encodes these proteins:
- a CDS encoding nucleotidyltransferase domain-containing protein; its protein translation is MLLFGSVARGEADRRSDIDCFVLVRTDRATNQRRAHEISQKLVEQRFDGERYKFQVLVESHESAKRQADRLREIVADGVTLYETDTLSEVKTEVLA
- a CDS encoding RNA-guided endonuclease InsQ/TnpB family protein; this translates as MEYSPKYRLFPTSEQRERLDWTRNTVRQVYNHALHEFNKIPEDDGTLRQRVWQVRDDLPRLKQQWIDLKQVYSTVLQKAVERIRTNINNLGKLKAKGYSVGSLNWKKPREFQSFTYRQSGFELDTKSGPRDRAILRLKKVRGDTLEIPIRLHRNLPEHDAIKEVTVKKEPTGAWYASFCISNEEPEKPDPEDIDEEDTVGFDLGVLNFVHDSDGLSIGRIDLSDERERLEREQRSLSRKQYESNNWEKQRRRVAEVHARMSNKKRDYKHKLAHFYATEYDAVFVENLDVKSMLESEGNARNKSEVGWSDFRSILEHHCDKHGTHYVEVTARGTTKECACCGVETAKPLWVREHSCPSCGFELDRDWNAALNVKSRGLEKLGVVHSKGTPVKTATAVDARSVSASRVVETGSSCLKEAV
- a CDS encoding right-handed parallel beta-helix repeat-containing protein; protein product: MVGVENLTLVGVDGAQPVLQGSGSGTGVTVDGVENVTIRGLEIREYNTALRVEDSPNATIVDNTITENDWAIRDSETMSHGMVITDNRIEKNGIRGIYIRASDDVQITANHIEGNGHQASGQGYGIYFREGGTNALIESNTIVDNDGVGIYVYPAEPTIRNNTITDHSTGIALRTGLGEAADDAIVESNSIEQNEIGIRLSNVDNTEIRNNTITSGEVDVEFFEATKATLVDNVFEKGIVFDVGNTQRDKFDHEISNNTVGGDSLFFASGEDDPAIPANVGQIVIYDSTNVNVSGFTFDGVASGIQIAYSGGATVSENTVTNSSGQGLRVWASNDATLSNNTVTHNGMTGTRSGIALEDSPNAVVTDNLLSDNERRALTLDGSPDSLLVNNTIRDNFEGLTLVNSARSEVENNTVAGTHHGGNGDSLDGAVLVINSENAVFRANTVVNNTGNGFYDNRGYDSTGVTIVENTISGNSEQALYWTRSDGLTVTNSRIEGNGRGGIDGPDGATVNNNILTDNGGTGIDVSHNSLVENNLVTEGNGHGISVNNDSTVRDNTIRDNGGDGIFLRYFGYQTIENNTVSGHDADLLVYETTDVTVIDNEFKTGVVLRSTTVDPPEFEQLATHSFANNTVDGKELFYARGVTDPDVPSDPGQVIIVDSTNVEVSGLSFDGVSAGIQIAFSNESVVTDNTISNATPGTSDRGAITLWHSDRSSISNASIADPAGRGIEVIRSDEVSLTHSDVDGGDDYGVVFEDAADATVDTLTVSDSALRGLDVSNSHGIAIRDVTVTGSGSDGIYVDNSDNATVANAIGTNNEGYGLRIKSSDNTAVTAGEFSYNDNGVLVGGGYGSFDNTLVTDVEANNNDGHGIDVRIEDAVVSDNTVNRNVVGIEVQEYATVRRNRVTGNTESGVLVDSSPDGISIHDNEIVGNAVGVGYDRGGWSGYGPLNATDNWWGHESGPSGGYEDPVTNETATGSGDAVTDNVRFDPWLGGELPEDQFFDVVIDGTNAPIDEGETLIVEMTVTNSGIENGTQTVTLRDFEGVVVDSSEVPLEPGATESVTLTWATEAGDAGTGSVTVESEDDSEVTPVAVQADGVTVIDRPTVINTSGTYVLGESLTHDDTAIEITASNVTFDGMGHTIIGENLGSGTQSGIHVGPDDALTNVTVRNVTVTGWDVGVYYDEADDGTIAEVISEYNNGGLYLGSANDNVVSNLTVSHNGFRGIDVGWAGGYSNGNTFTNVTASGNGDEGIWISSGSNNVFDGVNASTNEIGVRTTTAQNTLTNVTADDNSQYGVSLEDTNNVGTTVDAVSVSGNGWNGIRISQSDGNVLSNVTATANDGVGVLLIGSMLSGAQGITDNEIRGLYASENADSGIQLSNADDSVLSSLTLENNSGSSFNLASRSSGTSVSGLSVVGGSNNAISISSNDNADNTLEDVTIDGSLGGVMNYAEGTVVSNLTVDNVPGTALSVSGSASEAVFTDVTVRNASTGVTLYGSPTNNVVSTLSIEETGTGVVVYGTDNTIENATIIDSEAGVELGEGTNNWVQSITLGNATISATGSDVRLNETAESGETPTGVDAIGDYVEVTNTSDWAELDQLRLHYDESDLGAIEETSLRVWRYDDEWHAPAPDEFVSGYDTDEDYVVAYGVTDFSTFGVVGETDASAPETGTLEGTVTGNGSSLGDAQVLAFDEDGFGALAETDADGSYALTLPAGSYNLTVSADGYLDGDVTGVEIAADETAVETVDLEQEPDPGTLSGTVTDDESGEPVSNAQIVAAERDTGYEHSTSANWGGSYDLELPVGSYDVTVAAYGYESTTVEDVTVTEAATTDLDAALEAMDYAIFSVDPANPAVGDAVTFNASASTPPAGETLTYHWDFTGDGSVDLNTTDPVATHVYDEPGEYEVFLAIQDDAGASDTTTRTITVEEIPVTNVVVYGADVDPTPLSFGDTVTVTANLYNSGDVPGTETIELLVDGEVVDERNVTVDPGLARGATTLEWDSTVFEMPTGEPTATVDLSLSGYDLGTLAVENAYSDLEVIGASLSDVEALEGETVTVSGSVYQNGTANETETLEVTATNLETNETTVVGGQNVSLDPKWYHVGGIEIDFIPAEAGTYDLYLEDRHAGTVEVEAAYSDLEVIGASLSDLEVLEGDELTVTGSVYQNGTTNDTETLELTATHQGTGETTVVGTQNVSLDPNWYDVGGIEIDFAPAEPGTYDLYLEEYHAGAVEVEAAYSDLEVIGASLSEIELLEGEELTVGGSVYQNGTTNETETLEVTATNLETNETTVLGSQDVSLDPGWYDVGGIQIDVSLDAPGTYDLHLEEYQAGTVEVEAAHSDLEVIGTSLSEIDVLEGETLTAGGSVYQNGTTNETETLELTATHQESGETTVVGTQNVSLDPDWYHVGGIEIDFTLPEAGTYDIHLEEYHAGTVDVEAAYSDLEVIGASLSDVEILEGEVITVGGSVYQNGTTNETETLELTATHQETGETTVVGSQNVSLDPGWYDVGGIEISTSFNEPGDYELTLGDWYVGTVTVDERVTDIRVIGTSLSTVKVLEGEDVTVTGSAYQNGSDPATETIELTATHQETGETTVVGSQDVTLDPGWYDVGGIEITFQPAEPGTYDLTLGDLDAGTVEVEAAYSDLEVVGASLSDIEVTEGEVLTVGGSVYQNGTTNETETVELTATHQRTGETTVVGSQEVSLDPDWYDVGGIGVDFSLAAPGTYNLYLGEYHAGTVEVEAAYSDLEVIGASLSDLEVLEGDELTVTGSVYQNGTTNDTETLELTATHQGTGETTVVDSQDVSLDPGWYHVGGIEITFQPDEPGTYDLHLEEYHVGTVEAEAAYSDLEVIGASLSDIDIALHEELTVTGSVYQNGTTNETETVELIATHQETGETIVVGSQNVSLDPGWYDVGGIEIDLSLAEPGTYDLYLEDTHAGELEVYAPSVAPSIGEIDGHSSGYDLDLGTEVVYASEDTDVEIDIESDHDLEEVTLLVSSRQTTYSIGAEASHDGGDDWTATVPVTEIPDDGVYELSVLAIDEYGYDGFADTAELLVIDREGPETSVALEGVDGNDATIVVESDESLESTPDVSAVVVEPNGSTSPVTVALDGSDSSNTSFTGTLEFDESGEYNVTVVGNDRAGNEVTETASVVIDTAYTLADGEIVIAETGTSIDFDLADDADEAIKAEELYLALSENTVDANVDDGAVGAGFLSADLDDFLDYLLDEGVIEGATITMAIDEDALPDGTDASDVGLYHYDGDGQWSDVDSTVEYVDDDPFVVATVDGFSTYGALVVDEKPPTVTSASPIDGETLDSSTDTVTVRFEYDDDLSGIDVGSVHLTVDGSDVTDTNGTQITSTAAERTLDVDAGESYTVGVALADRAGYEATTATSFDVAIDDGASDDSPSPSPSPDPEPEPDPEPEPDLQPAFTVAATPLAETTIPEGDVVTITANVTNDGDGDGSTIVELLVDDGVVDTSNVTLASGDTAVVTFDHRFSDEGTYSVSVSGESLGTVMVEAEPEPEPEPEPSDTPSREEDPEQTTDPDESDSPTDPADSNEPGDDGDVVEQDEPDNDGDSIPGFGIAVTLVALSIGVLGRRFGRRSS